DNA sequence from the Eptesicus fuscus isolate TK198812 chromosome 7, DD_ASM_mEF_20220401, whole genome shotgun sequence genome:
GCCCGCCAATTGTGGCCTGCAAACTTCGAAGCGATCTTCTGTCGGGCGTCTTTGTGGTTTGTTCATTTACTGTGTTGAATTCAACTGCATGTCCTTGATGATATTTAAcaagtcttttgttttttatttatttgtattctcCTTTACACTGCGATCTTCTGTCGGGCGTCTTTGTGGTTTGTTCATTTACTGTGTTGAATTCAACTGCATGTCCTTGATgatatttaaaaagtcttttgttttttatttttttgtattctcCTTTACACTGCCTTGGCTCTCCGTCTCCTTGGAAATCTCGTGGGTTTGGATGGACTGCCCACCTTTCTTGGTAAGGATCACGTTGTTAGTGCCAAAATATTCTTGGATATCATTTTTTGTCCTCACCTGTCTGTGTGGAGCATCAAGTAGCACAATCGCAGCCATGGATACCTCTGGGCCTCCAGAGCACAAAGGCAGGCAGGAACGGGGGACAAGAGGTGGGATCACCAAGACGCTTAGAAGCATTGCCCAGAAACAAACTGAACTGCAAACAGGAATAGCATGTCATCCCCATCacctatattctctctctctttttaaaaaatctttattgttgaaagtattacaggtggcTTGGTGCTCCGGAGTGGAGTGCGGGGCAATGCCATTCATCGACAGCCAGCATGTCATCCACAAGTATTTCCTGCCCCGAGCCTATGCCGTTGCCATCCCACTAgctgctggcctcctgctgcGCCTGTTTGTGGGGCTGTTCATCACCTATGTGATGCTGAAGAACCAGAAGGTGACCAAAAAGCCTCAGTGAGGGCCCAGCGGGGATGCGGTGGCCTCCCCTCTGGTGCATACCAAGGGCGGGGGCACACAGGACCTGGGCAGGCATTGCAGTCCCTCAAGCATGGCTGCCCTGCAGACACCCCCAGGGATGGAGCTGTTCAGGACTCACTCCTGACTGACCAGAACCCCCACTTCTCTTCTGCTCACTCTTCCAGAGCCAGGAGGAAGTACCTGgaaatctccctctctccccattctGCCTCAGGGCCTGAAAGATACTGGGCCTCCCTACCTCACTTTCAGACCCCCTGTCACTTTTTCCTCTGGGTTCTAccctcttgcctcagtttccctcctgtCACATGCTCATGTTGGAATTGGCACGTTTTAAGGCATCATGTGGCCTCTCCCCCCACATGTCCTTTTTCTCCGCAAAGGCAGCTTTCCCGGGTCTGACACAGCCAGGGACTCCACAGGACTTCTTGACCTGGAAAGCTTAGAGGAAGGACCAATAGGCCTTGGGACCACTGGGCACACTGGGCCCCCAGATCTTCGCATAGAGTCCCAGCCCCTCAACCCTCGCACTGGCCTACTGGGGAGAACTGAACAATAAACGTTGAtggtgtgttaaaaaaaaaaaaaaagtattacaaatgtcctcttttcccccattaacctctccagcccgcccccgccctccaccccaggctttccccACCTAATTGTCCTTGTTCATGGGTTAGGCATAgatacatacaaggtctttgcttgattacctcccacccacccaccctccccaccttccctctgagattctgcactctgttccatgcttctatgcctctggatcctctctgttcatcagtttattttgttacttagatcccacatatgagtgagatcacgtgatacttgtctttctctgactgacttatttcacttagcatgatactctccagtccctccatgctgtctcagagggtaagagatccttcttttttactgctgcatagtattccatagtataaatgtaccacagaatttttatccactcatctgatgggcacttgggatgtttccagatcttagctattgtaaattgtgctgctatgaacataggggtgcatatattctttctgattggtgttttgggtttcttaggatatattcctagaagtgggatcactgggtcaaatggcagttccatatttaattttttgaggaaactctgtactgttttccataatggctgcaccagtctgcattcccaccagcagtatactagggttcccttttctccacatccttgtcagcacttgtcatttgttgatttgttgatggtagccattctgacaggtgtgaggttataccttattgtcattttaatttgcatctctctgatgatcagtgactttgagcatgttttcatatgcctcttggctgtctgtatgtccactttggaaacATGTCcatttaggccctttgcccattttttagttggattgtttgtcttccttttgttaagttgtatgagttccttatatagttTGAATAGTaagcctttatcagatgtatcattgccaaatatgttctcccatacagtgggctccctttttgttatgttgatgattttttttgctgtgcagaagctttttattttgatgtagtcccagttgtttattttctcctaagtttcctttgccctagcaGATGTATTCTTAAACACATCACCTATATTCTCTTAATTCTTTTACCTAGCTGAGATTATACTGAATATTAAATTATGTAACCTGTATGTTACACTTAATTTAAAACACAATGTTAACAGATTCAGTAAATATCACTCTATAACATTAGggctattaaaatattcttacatGTTTAGATAtttgattgttttctttaaataataaagtaataaatactTTTGGGAATAAAATCTTTCttgtatttcaaattataatCCAAGAATAGATTTTAagaattgtttgtttatttatttatttattttttatcctcatccaaggatatttccattgactttttttagagacaggggaacagaaggagaggagaatgacagagagagacacatcaatttgttgcctcccacacatatcCCTACAGTGGGCAGGAACGAATCTATAACCTGCGGtaggtgcccttggctgggaatctaacccatgacccttcagtccatgggtcgacactctaaccactgagctaaaccagccagagCAAGAATTGTTTTTATAAGATTAAAGGGTATGTGTATTTTAACTATTAATTGAtagtccaatttttttttacaaaatggtTCCATGCTGTTATACTATATTCAGCAACACTATTCCCATTAAATTTTGTGATCTTTGCTaatatgataataaatattttcctatgaGTTCATTAATcacatgtattttttcttttataaataattttgacCCTTCATTCATTTACCTTTTGACAATTTTGATGTTTACTTATGAATCTATGCGAACTcattatatattaaagaaaaaaatgttatacttGCTGCAGGTTTTCCCCCaaagtattgtttttatttacatgttttatttacacacacatttttattttagtgctattaaaataatggatctatttctttgttattttattatttgcattgttttattattaatgcAATATGGGCATATTATAGGAAACAGAAAATGCTGCAAtatagagagaagaaaataaaaaatcagtgacAGTGCTTAtagtaaattattaaataaaaagatatctcAACCATTAAACCACAATGATGTTTTCCCCATAAATTTCAATGCAAATTCTATTTTAatcatttcataaaattaaatatttatactcCATAATGTACTTAACCATTTTCTACTTGGGTCATTAAGGTTTTTAGTATGATGAACAAtgtctcagtaaatattttgtaCATGAATCTTAGATCATAGTTTTAATTGTGTTTTTGGGATACATTCCTGAAAGCTAAACTATTGAATCAAGGGTTATAAACACATTAGGACTTGCCAACTTGCTTTCCAGGGTGTTAATTCACTCATCCACCAATGGTATCTAAGAATGttaatactgtttttaaaagtctgttaGTTAGATATGTAAAGATGTTTATTTGATGCATATTTTCTTGTTATAATTATGTTGGGCACTAAATATGGTTTTTCAGCTCCAAATCCACCCTTCACTGCCCGGCTTGGAGATGCTGACTGGGGCTAGGACTCTGCAAACTATTTCTCTTCAGCCAGCAGTGCCCTATTGGATCCTGGGACGAGGGCCCTACAAGGGGACCACAAAACAGGAGAAGGGAGAATAAAGACTTTCTCCTTACCATGTGCTCCTGCCAGTCTTCCCAGACTGGGTTTCTTTCCCTGACAGCAGCCATTGGTCCCATGTTCTTTCCACAATCCCAGAATGACACATGCTCTCTGTGGTACCAGCATCCACGGGGCAGTCACTCTTCTCAGAGGTCTGGATCTCAGTTCCATAGGATCCTCTTGTAAGCTTCCTGGTTGTGAAAACACCACCTCTTCCCTCTGTTCCTCCAGCTCTCACGTGCTAGCGCTCATGCAGTTACATCACCATCATCTCAGAGAGTTCCATTTGACTGAGCTATACTAATTCTTGAATCAGAGGTCAAGCTAGGGCAATAGCTCCAATACTTGTCTGCATATGACAATCACTGCAGGAGCTTTCTCAAACTTCCAAAGCCCAGGCCACACCCCAGACCAATTGAGTCCCAGTCTCTAGGGGTAGAAACaagcatcattattattattactagaggcccagtgcacaaaatttgtgcatgggggaggggttccctcagcccagcctgtaccctctccaatccgggacccctcaggggatggccaactgccggtttcagcccgatcccagggattgggccgaaaccagcagttggacatccctctcacaatccgggaccactggctcctaactgctcacctgcctgcctgcctgatcacccctaaccacctctgcctgccagcctggttgcccctcactacccccctctgctggcctggtcaccccacacagcctgctggtcagtcgtgtggttgtccctcgctaacccccctgccagcttggttgccccatgcagcctgctgttcggttgttactgtgagggtgtcgtgaccaatttgcatattacccttttattagtatagattattaatttattattttctaagctTCCCAGGTGTTTACAGTGTGCAAACAAATAACCTAGGTGTTGGTTAAACAAAATGACAGGATAATTAACATCATATATTCTTCTATAAGATTGCTACAAGGGACTAATCACCACTCTCCGTCTCTCTCAAATCCCGGCTGCTGATAACCATAGAaattacttttatctttttagtGTCTGGGCTACCTACATTTCTGTCTTTGAGTAAGGCCTAGAAAGAAAATGCATTCCTTGAATTCATTTGGTGCATGAAAGAAAACTCTTCATCCTTCATGGAAAAACACAGTGCTAACAGGTATTTTGGTTTCCTGGTCTGCAGGTTGGTTTGTTTAGAATGGCTTATAAGTGGCATTTAAAGGCACTGAAACACCTGCAGTGCTCAAAAAAGTGTGAAATTCTTTTCTGCTTTTGTAAACAGTAGAGGAAATATCAGGGCATCTGAAGTTCCCGCTGAACGCCCTGCCATGCTAAAGGGAAGGCGAACTAGCTGACCAGGGCAGAGTCGCCTGCTGGCCGACAGGAAGATGTGATAAGCATGGCAAAGTGCTCATTTGGTAAAAGAAAGCGTACATCTTTGTTTGAATTACCTGGCAAAGGCTAATTCCTGCTCACGGAAAGGTTTGAATGTTTGGGAAACAAGAAATCAGAAGGCAGAGCGCCTTGATTTGGTTTTTGTGTTTCACATTACTCCAAATGAAAGGAGCATAAAtgcaaagggaaggaagggagatgaaaGCGAAAGGGCAAGCTGCAGCCTTCTTCCATGTAAATGAGTTATTCTTCTTAATAAGTCCTGTTCCTGTAAGTAATTAGCTGAATATGGAATCTGGATGAATGGGtgatgctaaataaaataagaattgacCCCGGTCCACAGCTGTTTGTTGAAGTGAACCCTGTAAGAACCTCTCAGGGCTGTGGCAAAGTCAAATGCATAACTGGTTCAGCTCAGCTAATTCAAAGCAAAACCGCAATGCTTGTCCCAATTATCAGAATGTTTCAGGAGAAAATGATTTCTCTTGTGTTTTCCACTTCATTTGCATGTATAGCTTAAGATAATGTATTCACAGACACAtctcttttctttatatatttcccaTAATTTTCAGAGAGCAAATATTTGAGGAAAAAAGAACCCACAGCTTATCTACATTGTAttacttgtcatttttttttttttgcattggagGAAAAAGGCTGCCCATAGTGTGTATTCAGTTTGTTTTGTATCATCTGTATACTCACTTCATTTGTTCAAAATCATTTAGTAAATTTTTACTATGAGCTAGGCATCTGGATTGCTTTCATGTATAAGAAATGAATAATGTATGGATGAAGTACGGTCATTTATTGAGATaatctatcttaccttataatagacaaatatgcaaattgaccacaccttcgctacgcccaagccacgcccatcaaccaagccatgcccaccaggaaaccgttgcagggatgttggggtgtggtggagcccaaggccaccgcccggggccaagtcccgaccctgaaagaaggcagaaggtggtggccacagccaaggcctgggtccccggtgccggcagaaaactggtgcaggcagccaggtgaatgaaggtctactgcacgaatcttcgtgcaaacgggctactagtctaatctaataatagacaaatatgcaaattgactgtaccttcgctacacctaagccacgcccaccggccaagccacgcccaccaaccaatcaggacgagtatgcaaattgccccaacaaagatggcggctaatttgcatatcaagacagcatccaaagaagggagtaaagcttcgaagaagcaagcaagctgggggggaggagaagggcggggcggggccgggggcgaagggaaatgtgggcgggctggaggagaaggcggggcgggtgacaagggcggggcggaggtggggccgggggtgaagggaaacgcgggtgagctggaggagaaggtggggctggggacaagggcggggcagaggcggggccgggggcgaagggaaacgcgggtgggctggaggagaaggtgaggcgggtggcaagggcagagcggagACGGGAGGGGttgaagggaaatgcgggcgggctggaggagaaggtgaggcgggcgacaatggcagagcggaggcagggccgggggcgaacggaaacacaggcgggctggaggagaaggcggggcgggtgacaagggcggagcggaggcagggccgggggcgaacggaaaagcaggcgggctggaggagaaggcgaggcgggtgacaaaggcggagcggaggcggggtagagtgcagcaggaaatcctattgcaggatttttcctgcaatgggaaagctcgtatatatataaaaggctaagtgacagaCCATATATCCGTCCAATCATCTGACTGGCCTGCCGGGTCATATGACACGTgggcaatttaaaaacaaacgttgactcacacatgtgcaatatatataaagctctcgcaaGGAAAATTAGTtgagcactctgaaagtgtttttagtcttaatgtggtatacagggaagtatcagaataagtttaatcaatttatcagtcatcgtttttatcaatgttgtttttatattatgtttttggtgtttttatatctttttgttgtttttatatcatactagagacctagtgcacaaattcgtgcatgggtgaggtatggccagcccaccctgattggggccgattgggctgggccagcggtggggaggggccatgggcagttggctggcctgctccagccccgatcagggtgggggagccgattgggggcagggttggccaggggaggggccacgggcatttggctggccaaccctgccccctggttgaactcccggtcaaactcccaatcaatgggacaatttgcatattaggcttttattatataggatctttgttgttgttattgtttattcattaatcaatttatatattatttttatatatattttactaattttctttcatctctgacacttctattatagagaaagggtgaatagtgatattaaatatttcttctaattaatttcctttcaatgtgcatgaatctgtgcaccgggccattagTTAATTTAtgattgttttctctctctttttttctttcccactctGCAGGGAGTAGCCAGACCCATAGCATTGCTTTGCCTTAGGGATTTTGTTGGTTGTGGGTAAAGTAGTAGCTTCTTCTTTCCCAAACTGAAACAGTACCACTTCTATGGCTTGTAACCCCTGGAGGGGTACAGACATGTAGTGGATGCATCAGAAAGGTCCAATCAGGAGACAGAAACCACATAGTAATTTGAACAAGgacattttaatataaagaattataaaatgtaaCAATGGagtaactgtaaaaaaaaaaaaagggggagaatgCTGAGGCAGGAATCTGAAAACTTTTTCTGTTAAAGGGCTGGATAATAAATATGTCAGGCTTTGGGGACCATTAGGTCTCCGTTGCAACTATTCAGTTATGCCATTACAGCATCAAAGCAACCAGaaacaaatgtaaataaatgagcTTGGCTGTGTTCTGATAAATCTTTATTTATAGAAACCAACAGCAGGTCGAAGTTGCTGACCCCTGTTCTAAAGAATACCTTCAGGCTGCTAAAGAGAAAATCACAGGTGCAAAATGGCATCACTAGTGCTAAAGCCCGtgataccaaacctagatttaacACCCGA
Encoded proteins:
- the LOC129149631 gene encoding dolichol phosphate-mannose biosynthesis regulatory protein-like, coding for MPFIDSQHVIHKYFLPRAYAVAIPLAAGLLLRLFVGLFITYVMLKNQKVTKKPQ